GAGGTGGAGGAGTAGTTCCTCCTCCTACCTGGGAACCTGAATCCGGGCGCGTTGTCGGAGTGTGTGACGCGCGCCCTTCTTCATTGAACGTCGTACGATCGCGGGCGGAAGGAGAGTTCCATGGCCGGCGGAATGGACCTCGGGGGAGGTAAAGGCAAGAAGTCGCTCGACGTTGCCATCAACCTCACCCCGTTCATCGACCTGATGGCGGTGACCATCAGCTTCCTCATCATGACGGCCGTCTGGACCCAGATTGGCCGTCTCCAGGTGGCACAGGCGGGTGGCCCTGCCACGGACGAGGAACAGAAACAGGAGGAGCAGACCAAGACGGTCCAGCTCACGCTCTTCGTCACGCCCACCGAGTTGCGGTTGGCGGCGGACCAGAGCGAGTTCCCGCCCATCGAGGCCAAGCGCGGTGCCAACGGCAAGTTGGACCTGGCGCCGCTGTTGGCCCGGTTCAAGGAGCTCAAGGCGCAGTTCCCGGATCAGTCAGCCATCACGCTGCAGACCGAGGACAAGGTCCGTTACGAGGACCTGGTGCGCATCATCGACCAGTGCATCGGCGCCGGCCTGCCCCAGGTCTCGGTGTCCGCCATCATGGGCTAGGGAAGGTAGAGACTCATGGCCATCAAGGCTCCCGGTAAGCGCTACGGCAAGCGGCTGCAGCACTCCAAGGTGTTCGGCCACGGCGCGGCCCACGGCAAGCACGGCGGCAACGCGGACGTGCTCATCACCCCGCTGGTCGACATGTTCGTCATCATCGTGCTCTTCCTCATCGCCAACTTCTCGGCGACGGGCGAGGTGCTGATGATGACCAAGGACATCCAGCTCCCCGAGGCGACCAACGTCAAGGAGGTGGAGATGAACCCGGTGGTGATGGTGTCCGGAGAGGAAGTCTCCATCTCCGGCAACGTCGTCGGCCGGGTGCAGGACCTGGTGAAGGAGGAGTACCTCAACATCCCCGCGCTGGAGGAGAAGCTCCGGGACATGAAGAAGCAGTTCGAGGACCTCCACGCCATGGCCGAGGGCAACACCAACGCCTTCAAGGGTGACGTGAACATCCAGGCCCACAAGGACGTGGAGTTCTCCATCATCAAGCGGGTGATGTTCAGCTGCGCCAGCGCCGGCTACAACAACATCAACTTCGCCACCCTGCAGAAGGGTGACGCCTCGGCGGGCGAGCCCACTGCCGCCAAGACGGAGTAGGTCTCCTCACACGGGCGGCCTGCTTCGAGCCCACGCCCCGCGCCTCGGACTTGTCCGGGCCGGGGCGTTGGTGTTTCTAGGGGCATGCCTCCTCGCGCCGCGCTCTTCGACCTGGATGGGACGCTGCTGGACTCGCTGCACGACATCGGCGCGGCGATGAACCACGCGCTCACCACCCAGGGCCTGCCCGT
This is a stretch of genomic DNA from Archangium violaceum. It encodes these proteins:
- a CDS encoding ExbD/TolR family protein; protein product: MAIKAPGKRYGKRLQHSKVFGHGAAHGKHGGNADVLITPLVDMFVIIVLFLIANFSATGEVLMMTKDIQLPEATNVKEVEMNPVVMVSGEEVSISGNVVGRVQDLVKEEYLNIPALEEKLRDMKKQFEDLHAMAEGNTNAFKGDVNIQAHKDVEFSIIKRVMFSCASAGYNNINFATLQKGDASAGEPTAAKTE
- a CDS encoding ExbD/TolR family protein encodes the protein MAGGMDLGGGKGKKSLDVAINLTPFIDLMAVTISFLIMTAVWTQIGRLQVAQAGGPATDEEQKQEEQTKTVQLTLFVTPTELRLAADQSEFPPIEAKRGANGKLDLAPLLARFKELKAQFPDQSAITLQTEDKVRYEDLVRIIDQCIGAGLPQVSVSAIMG